In Daphnia pulex isolate KAP4 chromosome 7, ASM2113471v1, one genomic interval encodes:
- the LOC124196893 gene encoding uncharacterized protein LOC124196893, producing MQKYFIAVMVLVAAVASSDSIGKVVDSTAGSKSPVNYRINSSRFRRQDSPSTTSTVDVPVIDAAAIQSTSVKSVQTSENGIETSAATTPLTRQGGLPIPLPFSPHCIHNNNCAFIGLELYIIINILDPFTCGNILCAGDTQCTHFTHDPHRNGGTCTLHKAPGSTGGWSTPTPHNSGITCGHIPKRSCGAGSLLSLCLGLDLGIL from the exons ATGCAG AAATATTTCATCGCTGTGATGGTGCTGGTGGCCGCTGTGGCTTCATCCGACTCAATCGGCAAGGTTGTCGATTCGACAGCAGGATCGAAATCTCCTGTGAATTACCGGATCAATTCGTCCCGATTCCGCCGTCAAGATTCGCCTTCCACCACGTCGACCGTTGATGTTCCCGTCATCGACGCCGCCGCTATTCAATCGACGTCTGTCAAAAGCGTTCAG acgTCTGAAAATGGAATCGAAACATCGGCGGCGACAACGCCACTGACCAGACAGGGAGGACTTCCGATTCCGCTTCCGTTTTCTCCGCACTGcatccacaacaacaactgcgcCTTCATCGGCCTGGAGCtctacatcatcatcaacatcctGGACCCGTTCACGTGCGGAAACATCCTCTGCGCCGGCGACACCCAGTGCACCCATTTCACTCACGACCCGCACCGCAACGGAGGCACCTGCACCCTGCACAAAGCCCCCGGATCGACTGGCGGCTGGTCGACTCCGACTCCGCACAACAGTGGCATCACCTGCGGGCACATCCCCAAACGATCCTGCGGTGCCGGATCGCTCCTGTCGCTCTGCCTCGGCTTGGATCTGGGCATCCTCTAA
- the LOC124197700 gene encoding endochitinase-like produces the protein MQVKVAIKTLAFMGLFIFAAADNSLLQHPSFKAVSLELSTEVTSEWTPTANWETSWASTDIDPSTISTDSTRPVSTVTIGPDICANESSDDYIFPNPEDCTTFYLCSNGTPYFYNCPSGLVYNDAINQCDYPYNVSPPCNI, from the exons ATGCAGGTCAAAGTGGCGATCAAGACGTTGGCATTTATGGGCCTTTTCATCTTCGCAGCGGCCGATAATTCCTTATTGCAACATCCTTCATTCAAG GCTGTTTCACTTGAACTGTCAACTGAAGTTACCAGCGAATGGACTCCGACAGCCAATTGGGAAACATCTTGGGCGTCAACCGACATCGATCCATCAACTATTAGCACTGACAGCACTCGGCCCGTCAGCACTGTAACGATCGGGCCGGACATTTGCGCCAACGAGTCGAGCGACGATTACATTTTCCCCAATCCGGAAGATTGCACTACGTTTTACCTGTGCTCAAATGGAACCCCTTATTTCTAC AACTGCCCTAGCGGACTGGTTTACAACGACGCCATCAATCAGTGCGACTATCCCTACAACGTGTCACCACCCTgcaatatttaa
- the LOC124196901 gene encoding E3 ubiquitin-protein ligase RNF168-like isoform X1, with amino-acid sequence MANLNVNTLDEEFITCQICLYEFDEQNKKPKFLQCSHTICLECFQAARQQDTITCPFCRTCTSKDNNNGAEWILPTNRYVLEMIRVNRAQSNSVPTTAVPVESEEEEYALMEAIEAMQQRLLNQQQEQVITTPADTAVLQPADEDEQLRLALEMSCRDMEQEALNEAMRQSLLNQQQSQPESSQPSLVSPSRPDRHRELQGNTVAAAGAIPQSTEPDSANDVPSDEMFLFLLLCSSVLYYAFLLVCQLIPFLWYRLHFALGIVFLLVNSAVDSSRVNLYMILFCLVLSYDIFFLFLELFMFFFHHLELLLVIVFLFFVCEILIFRGFCHHRTVPLSSTF; translated from the exons ATGGCTAACTTGAACGTCAACACTTTGGATGAAGAATTCATTACTtgtcaaatttgtttgtatGAATTTGACGAGCAGAATAAGAAACCCAAATTTCTGCAATGCTCCCACACCATTTGTCTCGAGTGCTTCCAG GCCGCACGCCAACAAGACACAATCACTTGCCCTTTCTGTCGGACCTGCACATCAAAAGACAACAATAATGGAGCAGAGTGGATTCTGCCAACCAATCGATATGTTCTAGAAATGATCAGAGTGAACAGAGCTCAATCAAATTCTGTGCCAACTACTGCAGTGCCAGT GGAGTCAGAAGAAGAGGAGTATGCCTTGATGGAAGCGATTGAAGCCATGCAACAGAGATTACTGAACCAGCAACAGGAACAAGTGATTACTACACCAGCAGATACTGCCGTCTT ACAGCCAGCTGATGAGGATGAACAATTGAGGCTTGCACTGGAAATGAGTTGTAGAGATATGGAACAAGAAGCCTTGAATGAAGCGATGCGCCAGAGCTTATTgaaccagcagcagagtcAACCCGAGTCGAGTCAGCCGAGCCTAGTCAGCCCGAGTCGTCCTGATAGGCATCGGGAATTACAAGGGAATACGGTAGCAGCAGCCGGTGCTATCCCACAAAGCACCGAGCCTGATTCAGCCAATGACGTGCCCTCTGATGAAATGTTCTTGTTTCTATTACTGTGTTCATCGGTATTATACTATGCCTTTTTACTAGTTTGCCAATTGATTCCGTTCTTATGGTATCGCTTACATTTTGCATTGGGAATTGTATTTCTCTTGGTTAACAGCGCAGTCGATTCGTCCCGTGTTAACCTATATAtgatattgttttgtttagtgCTATCATATGAtatcttctttctatttttggaATTGTTTATGTTCTTTTTCCATCACTTGGAATTGTTATTAGTAATtgtatttctcttctttgtttGTGAGATTCTTATTTTTAGGGGTTTTTGTCACCACCGCACCGTGCCTCTATCTAGCACATTCTAA
- the LOC124196901 gene encoding E3 ubiquitin-protein ligase RNF152-like isoform X2 encodes MANLNVNTLDEEFITCQICLYEFDEQNKKPKFLQCSHTICLECFQAARQQDTITCPFCRTCTSKDNNNGAEWILPTNRYVLEMIRVNRAQSNSVPTTAVPVESEEEEYALMEAIEAMQQRLLNQQQEQVITTPADTAVFQLMRMNN; translated from the exons ATGGCTAACTTGAACGTCAACACTTTGGATGAAGAATTCATTACTtgtcaaatttgtttgtatGAATTTGACGAGCAGAATAAGAAACCCAAATTTCTGCAATGCTCCCACACCATTTGTCTCGAGTGCTTCCAG GCCGCACGCCAACAAGACACAATCACTTGCCCTTTCTGTCGGACCTGCACATCAAAAGACAACAATAATGGAGCAGAGTGGATTCTGCCAACCAATCGATATGTTCTAGAAATGATCAGAGTGAACAGAGCTCAATCAAATTCTGTGCCAACTACTGCAGTGCCAGT GGAGTCAGAAGAAGAGGAGTATGCCTTGATGGAAGCGATTGAAGCCATGCAACAGAGATTACTGAACCAGCAACAGGAACAAGTGATTACTACACCAGCAGATACTGCCGTCTT CCAGCTGATGAGGATGAACAATTGA
- the LOC124196900 gene encoding annexin B9-like — translation MAANHFYQIAANTTPIWQHQNHPQQPMAPQKAERYVPTVLPAALFDARADADALHKAMKGMGTDEKALINILCHRSNDQRVSIKQAYKSGNGKDLESKLRSELSRNFERVMVALCLSTADFLAREMREAMAGLGTTENTLIEILCSRTNQEMREINKSYLLTYGRPMEKDIVGDTSGTFKMICVSLAQGNRDENETVFDEDKAKSDILRLYDAGEGRLGTDESTFNSIICTRSWAHLRHVMTLYLANYGHSLEKAIASEFSGNAEKVLLGILQCAQNRQGYIAQRLHDSMKGLGTDDRSLIRNIVSHCDVDMGNIKQEYENKFCRTLQADVADDTSGDYKSALLSLIGCKH, via the exons ATGGCTGCCAATCATTTCTATCAAATAGCTGCCAATACGACGCCCATTTGGCAGCATCAGAATCATCCTCAACAACCAATGGCACCGCAAAAAGCCGAACGg TATGTTCCCACGGTGCTTCCGGCTGCGCTGTTCGATGCCAGAGCCGACGCCGATGCTCTCCATAAGGCCATGAAAGGTATGGGCACCGATGAAAAGGCCCTGATCAACATTCTGTGCCATCGCAGCAACGACCAGCGCGTTTCAATTAAGCAGGCCTACAAGTCCGGCAATGGAAAG GATTTGGAGTCGAAATTGAGAAGTGAATTGAGTCGCAATTTCGAACGGGTTATGGTTGCCCTCTGCCTGTCGACGGCCGATTTCTTGGCACGTGAAATGCGTGAAGCCATGGCCGGATTGGGGACCACCGAAAACACGTTGATTGAAATCCTTTGCAGTCGCACTAATCAGGAGATGCGAGAAATCAACAAGTCATACCTGCTCA CTTACGGCCGTCCGATGGAAAAGGACATTGTGGGAGACACTTCCGGCACCTTCAAAATGATTTGCGTTTCACTGGCCCAG GGTAACCGGGATGAGAACGAAACGGTTTTTGATGAAGATAAAGCCAAATCAGATATCCTACGTTTATACGACGCAG gagaAGGTCGACTGGGTACGGATGAAAGTACTTTCAATTCCATCATTTGCACTCGCAGTTGGGCTCATTTGCGCCATGTCATGACCCTGTATTTAGCGAATTATGGCCACAGTTTGGAAAAGGCTATCGCGAGCGAATTCTCAGGCAATGCCGAAAAGGTTTTACTAGGAATAC TACAATGCGCTCAAAACCGACAAGGATACATCGCTCAGCGACTCCACGATTCCATGAAAGGACTGGGCACCGACGA TCGCAGCCTTATCCGCAATATCGTGAGCCATTGCGACGTCGACATGGGAAATATTAAACAGGAATACGAGAACAAATTCTGTCGGACTCTTCAAGCGGATGTGGCG GATGACACGTCAGGTGACTACAAAAGCGCTCTTCTGTCTCTCATCGGCTGCAAACATTAA
- the LOC124196903 gene encoding neural Wiskott-Aldrich syndrome protein-like, with protein sequence MVRQSTIAFVVLFGLLALASSSPLFEEDESFANEEEAAFEEEVARAFEEEVARAFEEEAVRAYDESEDELMSQLQETRRSQEGPPRLLKSSNFCYGKRSGNYADASNPRAFYMCDKAGQTFTMNCQAGLVYDQQLNRCEWNKNGGGGQYPQPPPPPPPQKQYQPYQPPPPPPPPPPPPPPPPPPPPPPPPPPPPPPPQQYPSYPSIGSGYGRK encoded by the exons ATGGTTCGCCAGTCGACAATCGCTTTCGTCGTCCTTTTTGGACTGTTGGCTCTGGCATCTTCCAGTCCATTATTTGAAGAAGACGAGTCATTCGccaacgaagaagaagctgcattcgaagaagaagtggccagagcatttgaagaagaagtggcCAGAGCattcgaagaagaagctgtCCGAGCTTACGATGAATCCGAAGATGAATTGATGAGCCAATTGCAGGAAACCCGC CGATCTCAAGAAGGACCCCCTCGCCTCCTCAAGTCATCCAACTTCTGTTACGGTAAAAGGTCTGGCAACTACGCCGATGCGTCCAACCCTCGCGCTTTCTACATGTGCGACAAGGCCGGACAAACATTTACCATG AATTGCCAGGCCGGTTTGGTTTACGATCAACAATTGAACCGATGCGAATGGAACAAAAATGGAGGGGGCGGGCAATATCCGCAaccacctcctccaccaccgCCGCAAAAACAATACCAACCATACcagccaccaccgccaccaccaccaccaccgccacccccaccaccgccaccaccgccaccaccgccaccaccaccgccaccaccgccgccaccaccgcaaCAATACCCATCGTACCCATCGATCGGCAGTGGTTACGGCCGCAAATAG
- the LOC124196894 gene encoding uncharacterized protein LOC124196894 isoform X1, which translates to MASALSMSCDAELNELVTCGVCLCEFDTDNRKPKFLPCSHTICLSCLKEINRNYMVACPFCRNISTQIHVANLANNSYALQMLKLKEKKQENTIKPAPLKGPSWCFTCGTVTKDTCTTPDHSLVNLTADTIKNMEDFISLKEDLQTMKNEGTNKLAMAIHKRQEIKEHLDFLTKSFKATMEEIDELQDENNLILTQLVSTLEGNGPKSLPATGDTKQEIEDFFLSGLESLMNDSLSPDDTAEALKVKLNKSIEMFEEQFQEATAKASEYEFQNNTKIKIILLDEMDQPIPTFPLLEGGFCLAKKKKLNASVRQDLNLLSHLVFSLLRKQKISTKAEASAVPSAYQGTDPVVFAKSALDNTKSGVNKALSFFLDSESFAFPFDSPFTSGPSGELNSAIPLPLSNKFILGQSIFIFRLFQSGALKGEIHIQPVITFHPDFMNILGINCFKTPKHFCNSIEKAVSGVFVLFPMARPQFQPVLPDMVAKFPGHLPSNEMACSLGDVGVNTISTCDNAVTGWSFLFPLENYRDPKFAMHLKTLPSARLFGKVLHLNMLDAIGQLCCTSRSGRTGYSVTLESR; encoded by the exons atggcgTCAGCTTTATCAATGTCGTGCGACGCAGAGTTAAATGAATTGGTCACGTGTGGCGTCTGCTTGTGCGAATTCGACACAGACaatagaaaaccaaaatttcttcCATGCTCACACACAATCTGCTTGTCGTGTTTGAAG GAAATCAACCGGAATTACATGGTTGCATGTCCCTTCTGTCGAAACATATCTACCCAAATACATGTTGCCAATCTTGCCAACAATTCTTATGCTCTCCAAATGCTTAAACTCAAAGAGAAGAAGCAAGAAAACACAATTAAACCTGCCCCATTGAA GGGACCTAGTTGGTGCTTCACATGTGGAACAGTGACGAAAGATACCTGCACAACACCTGATCACTCCCTGGTCAATTTGACAGCTGACACAATCAAGAACATGGAAGACTTTATAAGTCTCAAAGAAGATTTGCAGACAATGAAGAACGAAGGAACAAACAAATTAGCCATGGCCATTCACAAGCgacaagaaatcaaagaacaTTTGGATTTCTTAACGAAATCCTTCAAAGCCACAatggaagaaattgatgaGCTTCAAGATGAAAATAATCTCATCTTGACTCAATTGGTCTCTACTTTGGAAGGAAACGGACCGAAATCACTTCCGGCAACTGGAGACACTAAACAAGAGattgaagattttttcttgtcaggCCTAGAATCTTTGATGAACGATTCTTTGAGCCCGGATGACACGGCGGAAGCACTTAAAGTCAAGTTAAACAAATCCATCGAAATGTTTGAAGAGCAGTTCCAGGAAGCCACAGCCAAGGCTTCCGAGTACGAGTTCCAGAACaatacaaaaatcaaaatcattttactTGATGAAATGGATCAACCTATTCCGACGTTTCCGTTGCTCGAGGGTGGATTCTGtttggccaaaaagaaaaagttgaacgcTAGCGTCCGGCAAGATTTGAATTTACTATCACATCTCGTCTTTTCGCtgttgagaaaacaaaagattagCACGAAAGCGGAGGCTTCCGCTGTTCCCTCCGCTTATCAGGGCACTGATCCTGTTGTATTTGCCAAATCCGCACTGGACAACACTAAAAGCGGAGTGAATAAAGCCTTGTCTTTTTTCCTCGATTCGGAATCATTTGCCTTTCCATTCGACTCTCCTTTTACATCCGGCCCTTCCGGTGAACTCAATTCCGCGATCCCGCTGCCACTTTCCAATAAATTTATCCTCGGCCAATCCATTTTCATCTTCCGGCTGTTCCAGTCGGGCGCCTTGAAGGGCGAAATCCACATACAACCTGTTATCACCTTTCATCCGGATTTCATGAACATATTGGGCATCAACTGTTTCAAAACTCCCAAACACTTTTGCAATTCCATCGAAAAG GCCGTCTCGGGAGTGTTTGTCTTGTTCCCGATGGCCCGCCCACAGTTTCAACCCGTTTTACCGGACATGGTGGCCAAATTCCCTGGGCATTTGCCTAGCAACGAGATGGCGTGCAGCTTGGGTGATGTCGGCGTCAACACGATTTCCACCTGTGATAATGCCGTCACTGGCTGGAGCTTCCTGTTCCCTCTGGAAAATTACAGAGATCCCAAATTCGCCATGCATTTGAAGACGTTGCCTTCAGCCCGTCTATTCGGCAAAGTCCTTCACCTGAACATGCTCGACGCAATAGGTCAGCTGTGCTGTACCAGCAGGTCCGGTAGGACCGG